Proteins from a genomic interval of Streptomyces sp. NBC_00820:
- a CDS encoding DNA-directed RNA polymerase subunit beta', which yields MLDVNFFDELRIGLATADDIRQWSHGEVKKPETINYRTLKPEKDGLFCEKIFGPTRDWECYCGKYKRVRFKGIICERCGVEVTRAKVRRERMGHIELAAPVTHIWYFKGVPSRLGYLLDLAPKDLEKVIYFAAYMITYVDEERRQRDLPSLEAHVSVERQQIENRRDADLEARAKKLETDLAELEAEGAKADVRRKVREGAEREMKQLRDRAQREIDRLDEVWNRFKNLKVQDLEGDELLYRELRDRFGTYFDGSMGAAALQKRLESFDLEEEAEKLREIIRTGKGQKKTRALKRLKVVSAFLQTSNSPKGMVLDCVPVIPPDLRPMVQLDGGRFATSDLNDLYRRVINRNNRLKRLLDLGAPEIIVNNEKRMLQEAVDALFDNGRRGRPVTGPGNRPLKSLSDMLKGKQGRFRQNLLGKRVDYSARSVIVVGPQLKLHQCGLPKAMALELFKPFVMKRLVDLNHAQNIKSAKRMVERGRTVVYDVLEEVIAEHPVLLNRAPTLHRLGIQAFEPQLVEGKAIQIHPLVCTAFNADFDGDQMAVHLPLSAEAQAEARILMLSSNNILKPADGRPVTMPTQDMVLGLFFLTTDGELRDTKGEGRAFGSTAEAIMAFDAGELALQSPIDIRFPVGTIPPRGWTPPAREEGEPEWQQGDSFRLRTTLGRALFNELLPEDYPFVDYSVGKKQLSEIVNDLAERYPKVIVAATLDNLKASGFYWATRSGVTVAISDVVVPEAKKEIVKGYEAQDEKVQKQYERGLITKEERTQELIAIWTKATNEVAEAMNANFPKTNPIFMMVDSGARGNMMQMRQIAGMRGLVSNAKNETIPRPIKASFREGLSVLEYFISTHGARKGLADTALRTADSGYLTRRLVDVSQDVIIREEDCGTERGLKLSIAERGADGVLRKADNVETSVYARALAEDITVDGKVLAPANTDLGDVLIDELVKHGVEEVKTRSVLTCESAVGTCAMCYGRSLATGKLVDIGEAVGIIAAQSIGEPGTQLTMRTFHTGGVAGDDITQGLPRVVELFEARTPKGVAPISEASGRVRIEETEKTKKLVVTPDDGSDETAFPISKRAKVLVRDGDHVEVGQQLTVGATNPHDVLRILGQRAVQVHLVGEVQKVYNSQGVSIHDKHIEIIIRQMLRRVTIIESGDAELLPGELVERSKFETENRRVVTEGGHPASGRPQLMGITKASLATESWLSAASFQETTRVLTDAAINAKSDSLIGLKENVIIGKLIPAGTGLARYRNIRVEPTEEAKAAMYSAVGYDDIDYSPFGTGSGQAVPLEDYDYGPYNQ from the coding sequence GTGCTCGACGTCAACTTCTTCGACGAGCTCCGGATCGGTCTGGCCACCGCTGACGACATCCGTCAGTGGAGCCACGGCGAGGTCAAGAAGCCGGAGACCATCAACTACCGCACGCTCAAGCCCGAGAAGGACGGACTCTTCTGCGAGAAGATCTTCGGTCCGACCCGGGACTGGGAGTGCTACTGCGGCAAGTACAAGCGTGTCCGCTTCAAGGGCATCATCTGTGAGCGTTGTGGCGTCGAGGTCACGCGCGCCAAGGTGCGCCGTGAGCGGATGGGCCACATCGAGCTTGCCGCTCCCGTCACCCACATCTGGTACTTCAAGGGCGTTCCGTCGCGGCTGGGCTACCTGCTCGACCTCGCCCCGAAGGACCTCGAGAAGGTCATCTACTTCGCGGCGTACATGATCACGTACGTCGACGAGGAGCGCCGTCAGCGCGACCTGCCCTCGCTGGAGGCCCACGTCTCCGTCGAGCGTCAGCAGATCGAGAACCGCCGCGACGCCGACCTCGAGGCCCGTGCCAAGAAGCTCGAGACCGACCTGGCCGAGCTCGAGGCCGAGGGTGCCAAGGCCGACGTGCGCCGCAAGGTGCGCGAGGGTGCCGAGCGTGAGATGAAGCAGCTGCGCGACCGCGCGCAGCGCGAGATCGACCGTCTCGACGAGGTGTGGAACCGCTTCAAGAACCTCAAGGTCCAGGACCTCGAGGGCGACGAGCTGCTCTACCGCGAGCTGCGTGACCGCTTCGGCACGTACTTCGACGGCTCGATGGGTGCCGCGGCGCTGCAGAAGCGCCTGGAGTCCTTCGACCTCGAGGAAGAGGCCGAGAAGCTCCGCGAGATCATCCGTACCGGCAAGGGCCAGAAGAAGACCCGTGCGCTCAAGCGCCTCAAGGTCGTCTCCGCGTTCCTGCAGACCAGCAACAGCCCCAAGGGCATGGTGCTCGACTGCGTGCCGGTCATCCCGCCGGACCTGCGTCCGATGGTGCAGCTGGACGGTGGCCGCTTCGCGACCTCCGACCTGAACGACCTGTACCGCCGTGTCATCAACCGCAACAACCGCCTGAAGCGGCTTCTCGACCTCGGCGCGCCCGAGATCATCGTGAACAACGAGAAGCGCATGCTCCAGGAGGCGGTCGACGCCCTCTTCGACAACGGCCGTCGTGGTCGCCCGGTCACGGGCCCCGGCAACCGTCCGCTGAAGTCCCTCAGCGACATGCTGAAGGGTAAGCAGGGTCGTTTCCGTCAGAACCTGCTCGGTAAGCGAGTCGACTACTCGGCGCGTTCCGTCATCGTCGTCGGCCCGCAGCTGAAGCTGCACCAGTGTGGTCTGCCCAAGGCCATGGCGCTGGAGCTCTTCAAGCCGTTCGTGATGAAGCGCCTGGTCGACCTGAACCACGCGCAGAACATCAAGAGCGCCAAGCGCATGGTGGAGCGCGGCCGCACGGTCGTGTACGACGTCCTCGAAGAGGTCATCGCCGAGCACCCGGTTCTGCTGAACCGTGCTCCCACCCTGCACCGCCTCGGCATCCAGGCCTTCGAGCCGCAGCTGGTCGAGGGCAAGGCCATCCAGATCCACCCGCTCGTCTGCACCGCGTTCAACGCGGACTTCGACGGTGACCAGATGGCCGTGCACCTGCCGCTCTCCGCGGAGGCGCAGGCCGAGGCCCGCATCCTGATGCTGTCCTCGAACAACATCCTCAAGCCGGCCGACGGCCGCCCGGTGACGATGCCGACCCAGGACATGGTCCTCGGTCTGTTCTTCCTCACCACCGACGGCGAGCTGCGTGACACCAAGGGCGAGGGCCGCGCGTTCGGCTCCACGGCCGAGGCGATCATGGCGTTCGACGCCGGCGAGCTGGCCCTGCAGTCGCCGATCGACATCCGCTTCCCGGTGGGCACCATCCCGCCGCGTGGCTGGACGCCGCCGGCGCGCGAGGAGGGTGAGCCCGAGTGGCAGCAGGGTGACTCGTTCCGCCTGCGCACCACCCTGGGCCGCGCGCTCTTCAACGAGCTGCTGCCCGAGGACTACCCGTTCGTCGACTACTCGGTGGGCAAGAAGCAGCTCTCCGAGATCGTCAACGACCTGGCCGAGCGCTACCCCAAGGTCATCGTGGCGGCGACGCTCGACAACCTGAAGGCGTCCGGCTTCTACTGGGCGACCCGTTCCGGTGTCACCGTGGCCATCTCCGACGTCGTCGTTCCCGAGGCGAAGAAGGAGATCGTCAAGGGCTACGAGGCGCAGGACGAGAAGGTCCAGAAGCAGTACGAGCGCGGTCTGATCACCAAGGAAGAGCGCACTCAGGAGCTCATCGCGATCTGGACCAAGGCGACCAACGAGGTTGCCGAGGCGATGAACGCGAACTTCCCCAAGACGAACCCCATCTTCATGATGGTTGACTCGGGTGCCCGAGGAAACATGATGCAGATGCGGCAGATCGCCGGTATGCGTGGTCTGGTGTCGAACGCCAAGAACGAGACCATCCCGCGTCCGATCAAGGCGTCCTTCCGTGAGGGCCTGTCCGTGCTGGAGTACTTCATCTCCACCCACGGTGCCCGTAAGGGTCTGGCGGACACCGCCCTGCGTACCGCCGACTCGGGTTACCTCACCCGTCGTCTGGTGGACGTCTCGCAGGACGTCATCATCCGCGAGGAGGACTGCGGCACCGAGCGCGGTCTCAAGCTGTCGATCGCCGAGCGTGGCGCCGACGGTGTGCTGCGCAAGGCCGACAACGTCGAGACCAGCGTGTACGCCCGTGCGCTGGCCGAGGACATCACCGTCGACGGCAAGGTGCTGGCCCCGGCCAACACCGACCTCGGCGACGTCCTCATCGACGAGCTGGTCAAGCACGGCGTCGAGGAGGTCAAGACCCGCTCGGTCCTGACCTGCGAGTCCGCCGTCGGCACCTGCGCGATGTGCTACGGCCGTTCGCTGGCCACCGGCAAGCTGGTCGACATCGGTGAGGCGGTCGGCATCATCGCCGCCCAGTCCATCGGTGAGCCCGGTACCCAGCTGACGATGCGTACCTTCCACACCGGTGGTGTGGCCGGTGACGACATCACCCAGGGTCTGCCCCGTGTCGTCGAGCTCTTCGAGGCTCGTACGCCGAAGGGTGTCGCCCCGATCTCCGAGGCTTCCGGCCGCGTGCGGATCGAGGAGACCGAGAAGACCAAGAAGCTCGTCGTCACCCCGGACGACGGCAGCGACGAGACGGCGTTCCCGATCTCGAAGCGTGCCAAGGTCCTGGTCCGCGACGGCGACCACGTCGAGGTGGGCCAGCAGCTCACCGTGGGTGCCACCAACCCGCACGACGTGCTGCGCATTCTGGGTCAGCGTGCCGTCCAGGTCCACCTGGTCGGCGAGGTCCAGAAGGTCTACAACTCGCAGGGTGTGTCGATCCACGACAAGCACATCGAGATCATCATCCGGCAGATGCTCCGCCGCGTGACGATCATCGAGTCCGGCGACGCGGAGCTGCTGCCGGGCGAGCTCGTCGAGCGCTCGAAGTTCGAGACCGAGAACCGTCGCGTCGTGACGGAAGGCGGCCACCCGGCCTCCGGCCGTCCGCAGCTGATGGGTATCACCAAGGCCTCGCTGGCGACGGAGTCGTGGCTGTCCGCGGCTTCCTTCCAGGAGACGACCAGGGTCCTGACGGACGCGGCGATCAACGCCAAGTCCGACTCCCTGATCGGCCTCAAGGAGAACGTCATCATCGGTAAGCTCATCCCGGCCGGTACGGGTCTCGCCCGCTACCGCAACATCCGGGTCGAGCCGACCGAGGAGGCCAAGGCCGCGATGTACTCGGCCGTCGGTTACGACGACATCGACTACTCGCCGTTCGGCACCGGCTCCGGCCAGGCCGTTCCGCTGGAGGACTACGACTACGGTCCGTACAACCAGTAA
- the rpoB gene encoding DNA-directed RNA polymerase subunit beta, giving the protein MAASRTASTANTNNGASTAPLRISFAKIKEPLEVPNLLALQTESFDWLLGNDAWKARVEQALENGQDVPTKSGLEEIFEEISPIEDFSGSMSLTFRDHRFEPPKNSIDECKDRDFTYAAPLFVTAEFTNNETGEIKSQTVFMGDFPLMTNKGTFVINGTERVVVSQLVRSPGVYFDSSIDKTSDKDIFSAKIIPSRGAWLEMEIDKRDMVGVRIDRKRKQSVTVLLKALGWTTEQILEEFGEYESMRATLEKDHTQGQDDALLDIYRKLRPGEPPTREAAQTLLENLYFNPKRYDLAKVGRYKVNKKLGADAPLDAGILTVEDIISTIKYLVKLHAGETETVGDSGQEIVVETDDIDHFGNRRLRSVGELIQNQVRTGLARMERVVRERMTTQDVEAITPQTLINIRPVVASIKEFFGTSQLSQFMDQNNPLSGLTHKRRLSALGPGGLSRERAGFEVRDVHPSHYGRMCPIETPEGPNIGLIGSLASYGRVNAFGFVETPYRKVVDGQVTDEVDYLTADEEDRFVIAQANATLNDDMRFEESRVLVRRRGGEVDYVPGDEVDYMDVSPRQMVSVATAMIPFLEHDDANRALMGANMMRQAVPLIKSEAPLVGTGMEYRSAVDAGDVVKATKAGVVQEVSADYITTANDDGTYITYRLHKFSRSNQGTSVNQKVIVNEGDRIIEGQVLADGPATENGEMALGKNLLVAFMPWEGHNYEDAIILSQRLVQDDVLSSIHIEEHEVDARDTKLGPEEITRDIPNVSEEVLADLDERGIIRIGAEVTAGDILVGKVTPKGETELTPEERLLRAIFGEKAREVRDTSLKVPHGETGKVIGVRVFDREEGDELPPGVNQLVRVYVAQKRKITDGDKLAGRHGNKGVISKILPIEDMPFLEDGTPVDIILNPLGVPSRMNPGQVLEIHLGWLASRGWDVSGLAEDWAQRLQAIGADQVAPRTNVATPVFDGAREDELAGLLQHTIPNRDGERMVLPTGKARMFDGRSGEPFPDPISVGYMYILKLHHLVDDKLHARSTGPYSMITQQPLGGKAQFGGQRFGEMEVWALEAYGAAYALQELLTIKSDDVTGRVKVYEAIVKGENIPEPGIPESFKVLIKEMQSLCLNVEVLSSDGMSIEMRDTDEDVFRAAEELGIDLSRREPSSVEEV; this is encoded by the coding sequence TTGGCCGCCTCGCGCACTGCCTCGACCGCGAATACGAACAACGGCGCCAGCACCGCCCCGCTGCGCATCTCCTTTGCAAAGATCAAGGAGCCCCTCGAGGTTCCGAACCTCCTCGCGCTGCAAACCGAGAGCTTTGACTGGCTGCTCGGCAACGACGCGTGGAAGGCTCGCGTCGAGCAGGCTCTGGAGAACGGTCAGGACGTCCCCACCAAGTCCGGTCTGGAGGAGATCTTCGAGGAGATCTCCCCGATCGAGGACTTCTCCGGGTCGATGTCCCTGACGTTCCGGGACCACCGCTTCGAGCCGCCGAAGAACTCCATCGACGAGTGCAAGGACCGCGACTTCACGTACGCGGCCCCGCTCTTCGTCACCGCCGAGTTCACCAACAACGAGACCGGCGAGATCAAGTCCCAGACTGTCTTCATGGGCGACTTCCCGCTCATGACGAACAAGGGCACCTTCGTCATCAACGGCACCGAGCGTGTCGTGGTGTCCCAGCTGGTCCGTTCCCCCGGTGTCTACTTCGACTCCTCCATCGACAAGACGTCCGACAAGGACATCTTCTCCGCCAAGATCATCCCGTCCCGGGGTGCCTGGCTGGAGATGGAGATCGACAAGCGCGACATGGTCGGTGTCCGCATCGACCGCAAGCGCAAGCAGTCGGTCACCGTCCTGCTCAAGGCGCTCGGCTGGACCACCGAGCAGATCCTCGAGGAGTTCGGCGAGTACGAGTCGATGCGCGCCACCCTGGAGAAGGACCACACCCAGGGCCAGGACGACGCGCTGCTCGACATCTACCGCAAGCTGCGTCCGGGCGAGCCGCCCACGCGTGAGGCCGCTCAGACGCTCCTTGAGAACCTCTACTTCAACCCCAAGCGCTACGACCTCGCCAAGGTCGGCCGTTACAAGGTCAACAAGAAGCTCGGCGCGGACGCTCCGCTCGACGCCGGCATCCTGACCGTCGAGGACATCATCTCGACGATCAAGTACCTGGTGAAGCTGCACGCCGGTGAGACCGAGACGGTCGGCGACAGTGGTCAGGAGATCGTCGTCGAGACCGACGACATCGACCACTTCGGCAACCGTCGTCTGCGCAGCGTCGGCGAGCTCATCCAGAACCAGGTCCGCACGGGTCTGGCTCGTATGGAGCGCGTCGTCCGCGAGCGCATGACCACGCAGGACGTCGAGGCGATCACGCCGCAGACCCTGATCAACATCCGGCCGGTCGTCGCCTCCATCAAGGAGTTCTTCGGCACCAGCCAGCTGTCGCAGTTCATGGACCAGAACAACCCGCTGTCGGGTCTCACCCACAAGCGCCGTCTGTCGGCTCTTGGTCCGGGTGGTCTCTCCCGTGAGCGGGCCGGCTTCGAGGTCCGTGACGTGCACCCCTCGCACTACGGCCGCATGTGCCCGATCGAGACCCCCGAAGGCCCGAACATCGGTCTGATCGGCTCGCTCGCCTCCTACGGCCGGGTCAACGCGTTCGGTTTCGTCGAGACGCCGTACCGCAAGGTCGTCGACGGTCAGGTCACCGACGAGGTGGACTACCTGACGGCCGACGAAGAGGACCGATTCGTCATCGCGCAGGCCAACGCCACGCTCAATGACGACATGCGGTTCGAGGAGTCCCGCGTCCTGGTCCGCCGTCGTGGCGGCGAGGTCGACTACGTCCCCGGCGACGAGGTCGACTACATGGACGTCTCGCCGCGCCAGATGGTGTCGGTCGCGACCGCCATGATCCCGTTCCTCGAGCACGACGACGCCAACCGTGCCCTCATGGGCGCGAACATGATGCGTCAGGCGGTGCCGCTGATCAAGTCCGAGGCCCCGCTCGTCGGCACCGGCATGGAGTACCGCTCCGCCGTCGACGCCGGCGACGTGGTCAAGGCCACGAAGGCGGGTGTGGTCCAGGAGGTCTCCGCGGACTACATCACCACCGCGAACGACGACGGCACGTACATCACGTACCGCCTGCACAAGTTCTCGCGCTCCAACCAGGGCACCTCGGTCAACCAGAAGGTCATCGTCAACGAGGGTGACCGGATCATCGAGGGCCAGGTCCTCGCCGACGGTCCGGCCACCGAGAACGGTGAGATGGCCCTCGGCAAGAACCTGCTCGTGGCGTTCATGCCGTGGGAGGGTCACAACTACGAGGACGCGATCATCCTGTCGCAGCGCCTCGTGCAGGACGACGTCCTCTCCTCGATCCACATCGAGGAGCACGAGGTCGACGCCCGTGACACCAAGCTCGGCCCCGAGGAGATCACCCGGGACATCCCGAACGTCTCCGAGGAGGTCCTCGCCGACCTCGACGAGCGCGGCATCATCCGCATCGGCGCCGAGGTCACCGCGGGCGACATCCTCGTCGGCAAGGTCACCCCGAAGGGTGAGACCGAGCTGACGCCGGAGGAGCGCCTGCTGCGCGCGATCTTCGGTGAGAAGGCCCGTGAGGTCCGTGACACCTCGCTGAAGGTGCCGCACGGTGAGACCGGCAAGGTCATCGGCGTGCGCGTCTTCGACCGCGAGGAGGGCGACGAGCTGCCGCCGGGCGTGAACCAGCTGGTTCGCGTCTACGTCGCGCAGAAGCGCAAGATCACCGATGGTGACAAGCTCGCCGGCCGTCACGGCAACAAGGGTGTCATCTCCAAGATCCTGCCGATCGAGGACATGCCGTTCCTGGAGGACGGCACCCCGGTCGACATCATCCTCAACCCGCTGGGTGTCCCGTCCCGAATGAACCCGGGACAGGTCCTGGAGATCCACCTCGGCTGGCTCGCCAGCCGCGGCTGGGACGTCTCCGGCCTCGCGGAGGACTGGGCGCAGCGCCTGCAGGCCATTGGTGCCGACCAGGTCGCCCCCCGGACCAACGTCGCGACCCCGGTCTTCGACGGTGCCCGTGAGGACGAGCTGGCGGGTCTGCTGCAGCACACCATCCCGAACCGCGACGGCGAGCGCATGGTGCTCCCGACCGGCAAGGCGCGGATGTTCGACGGCCGTAGCGGTGAGCCGTTCCCCGACCCGATCTCGGTCGGTTACATGTACATCCTGAAGCTGCACCACCTGGTCGACGACAAGCTGCACGCTCGTTCGACCGGTCCTTACTCGATGATCACCCAGCAGCCGCTGGGTGGTAAGGCCCAGTTCGGTGGCCAGCGCTTCGGTGAGATGGAGGTGTGGGCGCTGGAGGCTTATGGCGCCGCTTACGCTCTCCAGGAGCTGCTGACCATCAAGTCCGACGACGTCACCGGCCGCGTGAAGGTCTACGAGGCCATCGTCAAGGGCGAGAACATCCCCGAGCCCGGCATCCCCGAGTCCTTCAAGGTGCTCATCAAGGAGATGCAGTCTCTCTGCCTCAACGTGGAGGTGCTGTCCAGCGACGGTATGTCCATCGAAATGCGTGACACCGACGAGGACGTCTTCCGCGCGGCGGAGGAGCTCGGCATCGACCTGTCCCGGCGCGAGCCGAGCAGCGTCGAAGAGGTCTGA
- the rpsG gene encoding 30S ribosomal protein S7, translating into MPRKGPAPKRPVIIDPVYGSPLVTSLINKVLLNGKRSTAERIVYGAMEGLREKTSNDPVITLKRALENIKPTLEVKSRRVGGATYQVPIEVKPGRANTLALRWLVGYSRARREKTMTERLLNELLDASNGLGAAVKKREDTHKMAESNKAFAHYRW; encoded by the coding sequence ATGCCTCGTAAGGGCCCCGCCCCGAAGCGCCCGGTCATCATCGACCCGGTCTACGGTTCTCCTCTGGTGACCTCCCTCATCAACAAGGTGCTGCTGAACGGCAAGCGCTCCACCGCCGAGCGCATCGTGTACGGCGCCATGGAGGGCCTGCGCGAGAAGACCAGCAACGACCCGGTCATCACGCTGAAGCGCGCGCTTGAGAACATCAAGCCGACCCTCGAGGTCAAGTCCCGCCGTGTCGGTGGTGCGACGTACCAGGTTCCGATCGAGGTCAAGCCCGGTCGCGCCAACACCCTCGCGCTGCGCTGGCTCGTCGGTTACTCCCGCGCCCGTCGCGAGAAGACCATGACCGAGCGTCTGCTCAACGAGCTTCTCGACGCTTCGAACGGCCTCGGTGCGGCCGTCAAGAAGCGCGAGGACACCCACAAGATGGCCGAGTCCAACAAGGCCTTCGCGCACTACCGCTGGTAG
- the rplJ gene encoding 50S ribosomal protein L10, with translation MARPDKAAAVAELTEQFRNSNAAVLTEYRGLTVAQIKTLRRSLGENAKYAVVKNTLTKIAANEAGITTLDDLFNGPTAVAFVTGDPVTSAKGLRDFAKDNPNLVIKGGVLDGKAMTADEIKKLADLESREVLLSKLAGAFKGKQSQAASVFQALPSKLVRTVDALRAKQAEQGGAE, from the coding sequence ATGGCGAGGCCCGACAAGGCTGCCGCAGTGGCCGAGTTGACGGAGCAGTTCCGCAACTCCAACGCTGCCGTGCTGACCGAGTACCGCGGTCTCACCGTGGCGCAGATCAAGACCCTGCGCCGGTCGCTCGGTGAGAACGCCAAGTACGCCGTGGTGAAGAACACGCTGACCAAGATTGCGGCCAACGAGGCCGGGATCACGACGCTGGACGACCTGTTCAACGGTCCGACGGCTGTCGCCTTCGTCACCGGTGACCCGGTCACGTCGGCGAAGGGTCTCCGTGACTTCGCCAAGGACAACCCGAATCTCGTCATCAAGGGCGGTGTCCTTGATGGCAAGGCGATGACCGCCGACGAGATCAAGAAGCTCGCGGACCTCGAGTCCCGCGAGGTTCTGCTCAGCAAGCTGGCCGGTGCCTTCAAGGGGAAGCAGTCTCAGGCTGCCTCCGTCTTCCAGGCGCTGCCGTCGAAGCTCGTCCGCACCGTGGACGCTCTTCGCGCCAAGCAGGCCGAGCAGGGCGGTGCCGAGTAA
- a CDS encoding DUF1707 and DUF4190 domain-containing protein, translating to MSYAWQPWQGKDEEPHGSAGAADGGAHGGADGAGTGAQVVDGRPPLDGTDAAEMWPWQEKPVYGAQGRQSQRGHTVQPPGAARPPAAHQGPAGHPSTPDLPPGGYSSAPHPSPGGYSSAPHLPPAGYTSSPHPPPGGCPAPPYLPPAGYSAPSGRPPVYPLPPRQAPVVPPWRPAAPWQGPGAPAFMLASDAERERAVDVLRAGFGEGRLAKEEFDRRVERVYTARTVGELALLVADLPQGPVPASVAGAAVLPAFVPVPPSQMNAKAVGAVVCGVLCLLTAGLTGIPAVVLGYSARAEIRRTGEAGNGLATTGLVLGWLSTAGWALILTLSLALGIAGV from the coding sequence GTGTCGTACGCGTGGCAGCCCTGGCAGGGCAAGGACGAGGAGCCTCACGGCTCCGCCGGTGCCGCCGACGGTGGTGCCCACGGTGGCGCCGACGGAGCGGGCACCGGCGCCCAGGTGGTTGACGGCCGGCCGCCGCTGGACGGCACGGACGCGGCCGAGATGTGGCCCTGGCAGGAGAAGCCCGTGTACGGGGCGCAGGGGCGACAGTCGCAGCGAGGGCACACCGTGCAGCCTCCCGGCGCCGCGCGGCCGCCTGCGGCGCACCAGGGGCCCGCTGGGCACCCTTCGACGCCGGACCTGCCTCCCGGCGGCTACTCCTCCGCGCCGCACCCGTCTCCCGGCGGCTACTCCTCCGCGCCGCACCTGCCTCCCGCCGGGTACACCTCCTCGCCGCACCCGCCTCCCGGCGGGTGTCCCGCGCCGCCGTACCTTCCTCCCGCGGGTTACTCCGCACCGTCCGGGCGGCCTCCCGTGTACCCCTTGCCGCCGCGGCAGGCCCCTGTCGTGCCTCCGTGGCGCCCTGCGGCTCCCTGGCAGGGCCCGGGGGCTCCCGCCTTCATGCTCGCCTCGGACGCCGAGCGGGAGCGGGCCGTGGACGTGCTCAGGGCCGGGTTCGGGGAGGGGCGGCTGGCGAAGGAGGAGTTCGACCGGCGGGTGGAGCGCGTGTACACGGCCCGTACGGTCGGTGAGCTGGCACTGCTGGTCGCGGACCTGCCCCAGGGGCCCGTGCCGGCGTCCGTGGCCGGCGCGGCCGTACTGCCCGCGTTCGTGCCTGTGCCGCCGTCGCAGATGAACGCGAAGGCCGTCGGAGCCGTCGTCTGCGGGGTGCTGTGCCTGCTGACCGCGGGGCTCACCGGCATTCCGGCGGTGGTGCTGGGGTACTCGGCGCGCGCGGAGATCCGGCGTACCGGTGAGGCGGGCAACGGTCTGGCGACGACCGGACTGGTGCTGGGCTGGCTGTCCACCGCCGGCTGGGCGCTGATCCTGACGCTGTCGCTCGCGCTGGGCATCGCGGGCGTCTAG
- the rpsL gene encoding 30S ribosomal protein S12 → MPTIQQLVRKGRQDKVEKNKTPALEGSPQRRGVCTRVFTTTPKKPNSALRKVARVRLTSGIEVTAYIPGEGHNLQEHSIVLVRGGRVKDLPGVRYKIIRGSLDTQGVKNRKQARSRYGAKKEK, encoded by the coding sequence GTGCCTACGATCCAGCAGCTGGTCCGAAAGGGCCGGCAGGACAAGGTCGAGAAGAACAAGACGCCCGCACTCGAGGGTTCCCCTCAGCGTCGCGGCGTCTGCACGCGCGTGTTCACGACCACCCCGAAGAAGCCGAACTCGGCCCTGCGTAAGGTCGCGCGTGTGCGTCTGACCAGTGGCATCGAGGTCACCGCTTACATTCCGGGTGAGGGACACAACCTGCAGGAGCACTCCATCGTGCTCGTGCGCGGCGGCCGTGTGAAGGACCTGCCGGGTGTTCGCTACAAGATCATCCGCGGTTCCCTCGACACCCAGGGTGTCAAGAACCGCAAGCAGGCCCGCAGCCGCTACGGCGCCAAGAAGGAGAAGTAA
- the rplL gene encoding 50S ribosomal protein L7/L12 → MAKLTQDELLAQFEEMTLIELSEFVKAFEEKFDVTAAAAAPVMIAGAAGGAAAEAAEEQDEFDVILTGAGEKKIQVIKVVRELTSLGLKEAKDLVDGTPKPVLEKVTKEAAEKAAESLKAAGAAVEVK, encoded by the coding sequence ATGGCGAAGCTCACCCAGGACGAGCTGCTTGCCCAGTTCGAGGAGATGACCCTCATCGAGCTCTCTGAGTTCGTGAAGGCCTTCGAGGAGAAGTTCGACGTCACCGCCGCCGCCGCCGCGCCGGTCATGATCGCCGGTGCCGCCGGTGGCGCTGCCGCCGAGGCCGCTGAGGAGCAGGACGAGTTCGACGTCATCCTCACGGGCGCCGGCGAGAAGAAGATCCAGGTCATCAAGGTCGTGCGCGAGCTGACCTCCCTGGGCCTGAAGGAGGCCAAGGACCTCGTCGACGGCACCCCGAAGCCGGTCCTCGAGAAGGTCACCAAGGAGGCCGCCGAGAAGGCTGCCGAGTCCCTCAAGGCCGCCGGTGCGGCTGTCGAGGTCAAGTAA